A genome region from Penaeus monodon isolate SGIC_2016 chromosome 14, NSTDA_Pmon_1, whole genome shotgun sequence includes the following:
- the LOC119580952 gene encoding pupal cuticle protein 20-like, whose translation MLSKLVICAVIAAVVSLPQGSPSRSYGFPSGGSSGGFGGVGGGPGSGAGGSGGFGGGAPGSGSGGFGGGATGGFGGGAPGSGSGGFGSGATGGFGGGAPGAGATGGFGGSSGGFGAGAGASGPFIPIITDERQGPDEFGNYNFNFETANGIIRQEQGAPQGETGAVAQQGSWSFTFPDGTPADFNFVADENGFRVESDLLPTPPPLPAHAIAQIEKARQEDAAAAASGGRPGSGSGQFSGSGFGAGQSGFGSGQFSGSGQSGFGAGAGQPGFGSSSGQFSGSASSQQGPSTAYGYP comes from the exons ATGTTATCG AAATTAGTGATATGCGCTGTCATTGCTGCTGTGGTATCACTGCCTCAAGGTTCACCGTCTAGATCCTATGGATTTCCCAGTGGAGGTTCATCTGGAGGTTTCGGTGGAGTAGGAGGTGGACCTGGAAGTGGAGCTGGAGGCAGtggaggattcggaggtggaGCTCCTGGTTCAGGCAGtggaggattcggaggtggaGCAACGGGAGGATTTGGGGGTGGGGCTCCTGGTTCCGGTAGTGGCGGCTTCGGCAGTGGAGCCACCGGAGGATTTGGTGGTGGAGCTCCTGGCGCTGGAGCCACTGGAGGATTCGGCGGTTCCTCGGGAGGCTTCGGTGCTGGAGCTGGAGCTTCAGGTCCTTTCATTCCCATCATTACCGACGAACGCCAAGGTCCCGATGAGTTCGGAAACTACAACTTCAACTTCGAAACTGCAAACGGCATCATTCGTCAGGAACAAGGAGCCCCACAAGGAGAAACTGGAGCCGTAGCACAGCAGGGTTCTTGGTC ATTCACCTTCCCTGATGGCACGCCAGCTGACTTCAACTTCGTTGCTGATGAAAACGGTTTCCGCGTGGAGTCCGACCTGctgcccacaccccctcccctccccgcccacgccaTCGCTCAGATCGAGAAGGCTCGTCAGGAGGACGCCGCCGCTGCAGCTTCTGGTGGCCGGCCAGGCTCTGGCTCTGGACAGTTCTCTGGCTCAGGCTTTGGCGCCGGCCAATCAGGCTTTGGTTCAGGACAGTTCTCGGGATCTGGCCAATCAGGCTTTGGTGCCGGTGCTGGCCAACCAGGATTTGGTTCTTCTAGTGGCCAGTTCTCAGGTTCGGCTTCCTCACAACAAGGACCCAGCACTGCCTATGGTTACCCGTAA
- the LOC119580619 gene encoding glycine-rich protein 5-like, giving the protein MTLTSIADTAEANTQAGQNSRTTSDKPTAILRTSQWRFIHFAGVGSGLGSGAGGSGGFGGGTTGGFGGGAPGSGSGGFGSGTSVLVVLELELGGGAPGSGSGGFGGGASGSGSGGFGGGATGGFGGGAPGSGSGGFGSGATGGFGGGAPGAGATGGFGGSSGGFGAGAGASGPFIPIITDERQGPDEFGNYNFNFETANGIIRQEQGAPQGETGAVAQQGSWS; this is encoded by the exons ATGACGCTTACTAGTATTGCAGATAC agcTGAGGCAAATACTCAAGCTGGACAAAACTCGAGAACTACGAGTGATAAACCTACTGCC ATCCTAAGGACCTCCCAGTGGAGGTTCATCCATTTCGCTGGAGtaggaagtggacttggaagtggAGCTGGAGGCAGTGGAGGATTTGGTGGTGGAACAACGGGAGGGTTTGGCGGTGGAGCTCCTGGTTCCGGTAGTGGCGGCTTCGGCAGTGGAACTTCGGTGCTGGTGGTTTTGGAGCTGGAGCTCGGAGGTGGAGCTCCTGGTTCAGGCAGtggaggattcggaggtggaGCTTCTGGTTCAGGCAGtggaggattcggaggtggaGCAACGGGAGGATTTGGGGGTGGGGCTCCTGGTTCCGGTAGTGGCGGCTTCGGCAGTGGAGCCACCGGAGGATTTGGTGGTGGAGCTCCTGGCGCTGGAGCCACTGGAGGATTCGGCGGTTCCTCGGGAGGCTTCGGTGCTGGAGCTGGAGCTTCAGGTCCTTTCATTCCCATCATTACCGACGAACGCCAAGGTCCCGATGAGTTCGGAAACTACAACTTCAACTTCGAAACTGCAAACGGCATCATTCGTCAGGAACAAGGAGCCCCACAAGGAGAAACTGGAGCCGTAGCACAGCAGGGTTCTTGGTCGTAA
- the LOC119580949 gene encoding pupal cuticle protein 20-like codes for MFAKLVICAVVAAVASLPQGSPSRSYGLPGGSSSGGFGGVGGGPGSGAGGSGGFGGGAPGSGSGGFGGGAPGSGSGGFGGGATGGFGGGAPGSGSGGFGSGATGGFGGGAPGAGATGGFGGSSGGFGAGAGASGPFIPIITDERQGPDEFGNYNFNFETANGIIRQEQGAPQGETGAVAQQGSWSFTFPDGTPADFNFVADENGFRVESDLLPTPPPLPAHAIAQIEKARQEDAAAAASGGRPGSGSGQFSGSGFGAGQSGFGSGQFSGSGQSGFGAGAGQPGFGSSSGQFSGSASSQQGPSTAYGYP; via the exons ATGTTTGCG AAACTCGTGATATGCGCTGTGGTGGCCGCTGTGGCATCACTGCCTCAAGGTTCACCGTCTAGATCCTATGGACTTCCCGGTGGAAGTTCATCCGGCGGTTTCGGTGGAGTAGGAGGTGGACCTGGAAGTGGAGCTGGAGGCAGtggaggattcggaggtggaGCTCCTGGTTCAGGCAGtggaggattcggaggtggaGCTCCTGGTTCAGGCAGtggaggattcggaggtggaGCAACGGGAGGATTTGGGGGTGGGGCTCCTGGTTCCGGTAGTGGCGGCTTCGGCAGTGGAGCCACCGGAGGATTTGGTGGTGGAGCTCCTGGCGCTGGAGCCACTGGAGGATTCGGCGGTTCCTCGGGAGGCTTCGGTGCTGGAGCTGGAGCTTCAGGTCCTTTCATTCCCATCATTACCGACGAACGCCAAGGTCCCGATGAGTTCGGAAACTACAACTTCAACTTCGAAACTGCAAACGGCATCATTCGTCAGGAACAAGGAGCCCCACAAGGAGAAACTGGAGCCGTAGCACAGCAGGGTTCTTGGTC ATTCACCTTCCCTGATGGCACGCCAGCTGACTTCAACTTCGTTGCTGATGAAAACGGTTTCCGCGTGGAGTCCGACCTGctgcccacaccccctcccctccccgcccacgccaTCGCTCAGATCGAGAAGGCTCGTCAGGAGGACGCCGCCGCTGCAGCTTCTGGTGGCCGGCCAGGCTCTGGCTCTGGACAGTTCTCTGGCTCAGGCTTTGGCGCCGGCCAATCAGGCTTTGGTTCAGGACAGTTCTCGGGATCTGGCCAATCAGGCTTTGGTGCCGGTGCTGGCCAACCAGGATTTGGTTCTTCTAGTGGCCAGTTTTCAGGATCAGCTTCCTCACAACAAGGACCCAGCACTGCTTATGGTTACCCCTAA
- the LOC119580950 gene encoding pupal cuticle protein 20-like isoform X1, giving the protein MLSKIVICAVVAAVASLPQGSPSRSYGLPGGSSSGGFGGVGGGPGSGAGGSGGFGGGAPGSGSGGFGGGAPGSGSGGFGGGATGGFGGGAPGSGSGGFGSGATGGFGGGAPGAGATGGFGGSSGGFGAGAGASGPFIPIITDERQGPDEFGNYNFNFETANGIIRQEQGAPQGETGAVAQQGSWSFTFPDGTPADFNFVADENGFRVESDLLPTPPPLPAHAIAQIEKARQEDAAAAASGGRPGSGSGQFSGSGFGAGQSGFGSGQFSGSGQSGFGAGAGQPGFGSSSGQFSGSASSQQGPSTAYGYP; this is encoded by the exons ATGTTATCG AAAATTGTGATATGCGCTGTGGTGGCCGCTGTGGCATCACTGCCTCAAGGTTCACCATCTAGATCCTATGGACTTCCCGGTGGAAGTTCATCCGGCGGTTTCGGTGGAGTAGGAGGTGGACCTGGAAGTGGAGCTGGAGGCAGtggaggattcggaggtggaGCTCCTGGTTCAGGCAGtggaggattcggag gtggaGCTCCTGGTTCAGGCAGtggaggattcggaggtggaGCAACGGGAGGATTTGGGGGTGGGGCTCCTGGTTCCGGTAGTGGCGGCTTCGGCAGTGGAGCCACCGGAGGATTTGGTGGTGGAGCTCCTGGCGCTGGAGCCACTGGAGGATTCGGCGGTTCCTCGGGAGGCTTCGGTGCTGGAGCTGGAGCTTCAGGTCCTTTCATTCCCATCATTACCGACGAACGCCAAGGTCCCGATGAGTTCGGAAACTACAACTTCAACTTCGAAACTGCAAACGGCATCATTCGTCAGGAACAAGGAGCCCCACAAGGAGAAACTGGAGCCGTAGCACAGCAGGGTTCTTGGTC ATTCACCTTCCCTGATGGCACGCCAGCTGACTTCAACTTCGTTGCTGATGAAAACGGTTTCCGCGTGGAGTCCGACCTGctgcccacaccccctcccctccccgcccacgccaTCGCTCAGATCGAGAAGGCTCGTCAGGAGGACGCCGCCGCTGCAGCTTCTGGTGGCCGGCCAGGCTCTGGCTCTGGACAGTTCTCTGGCTCAGGCTTTGGCGCCGGCCAATCAGGCTTTGGTTCAGGACAGTTCTCGGGATCTGGCCAATCAGGCTTTGGTGCCGGTGCTGGCCAACCAGGATTTGGTTCTTCTAGTGGCCAGTTTTCAGGATCAGCTTCCTCACAACAAGGACCCAGCACTGCTTATGGTTACCCCTAA
- the LOC119580950 gene encoding pupal cuticle protein 36-like isoform X2 has product MLSKIVICAVVAAVASLPQGSPSRSYGLPGGSSSGGFGGVGGGPGSGAGGSGGFGGGAPGSGSGGFGGGATGGFGGGAPGSGSGGFGSGATGGFGGGAPGAGATGGFGGSSGGFGAGAGASGPFIPIITDERQGPDEFGNYNFNFETANGIIRQEQGAPQGETGAVAQQGSWSFTFPDGTPADFNFVADENGFRVESDLLPTPPPLPAHAIAQIEKARQEDAAAAASGGRPGSGSGQFSGSGFGAGQSGFGSGQFSGSGQSGFGAGAGQPGFGSSSGQFSGSASSQQGLSTAYGYP; this is encoded by the exons ATGTTATCG AAAATTGTGATATGCGCTGTGGTGGCCGCTGTGGCATCACTGCCTCAAGGTTCACCATCTAGATCCTATGGACTTCCCGGTGGAAGTTCATCCGGCGGTTTCGGTGGAGTAGGAGGTGGACCTGGAAGTGGAGCTGGAGGCAGtggaggattcggaggtggaGCTCCTGGTTCAGGCAGtggaggattcggaggtggaGCAACGGGAGGATTTGGGGGTGGGGCTCCTGGTTCCGGTAGTGGCGGCTTCGGCAGTGGAGCCACCGGAGGATTTGGTGGTGGAGCTCCTGGCGCTGGAGCCACTGGAGGATTCGGCGGTTCCTCGGGAGGCTTCGGTGCTGGAGCTGGAGCTTCAGGTCCTTTCATTCCCATCATTACCGACGAACGCCAAGGTCCCGATGAGTTCGGAAACTACAACTTCAACTTCGAAACTGCAAACGGCATCATTCGTCAGGAACAAGGAGCCCCACAAGGAGAAACTGGAGCCGTAGCACAGCAGGGTTCTTGGTC ATTCACCTTCCCTGATGGCACACCAGCTGACTTCAACTTCGTTGCTGATGAAAACGGTTTCCGCGTGGAGTCCGACCTGctgcccacaccccctcccctccccgcccacgccaTCGCTCAGATCGAGAAGGCTCGTCAGGAGGACGCCGCCGCTGCAGCTTCTGGTGGCCGGCCAGGCTCTGGCTCTGGACAGTTCTCTGGCTCAGGCTTTGGCGCCGGCCAATCAGGCTTTGGTTCAGGACAGTTCTCGGGATCTGGCCAATCAGGCTTTGGTGCCGGTGCTGGCCAACCAGGATTTGGTTCCTCTAGTGGCCAGTTTTCAGGTTCAGCTTCCTCCCAACAAGGGCTTAGCACTGCCTATGGTTACCCATAa